The Cohnella abietis genome has a segment encoding these proteins:
- a CDS encoding LLM class flavin-dependent oxidoreductase — protein sequence MEIGVDTFVETTPDVHTGETISHSQRLREVVEEIVLADQVGLDIFGVGEHHRKEFADSATAVVLAAAASRTKNIRLTSSVTVLSAADPVRLFQQFATLDGISNGRAEIIAGRGSMVDAFPLFGYDLKDYEELFEEKLELLLKLRDSEKVTWKGGHRPAFTNLGVYPRPVQNPLPIWIGSGGNAESVIRAGTLGLPLVLAIIGGSPLQFAPLVPLYKKAAARAGHDVSKLKIAVHSLGFVAESTSLAVDKYFPPTQASFNYFGKERGWGQYTRSSFDASRSLEGALYVGDSETVANKIIFMRKHLGFSRFFLHLPVGTMPHDDVMKAIELLGTEVAPRVREEVEKMEAEEEKIKN from the coding sequence ATGGAAATAGGTGTAGACACGTTTGTTGAAACGACTCCGGATGTTCATACGGGTGAAACTATAAGTCATTCGCAGCGATTGCGTGAGGTTGTGGAAGAAATCGTCCTCGCCGATCAGGTCGGGTTGGATATATTTGGCGTCGGAGAGCATCATCGTAAGGAATTTGCGGATTCGGCAACTGCCGTTGTGCTAGCAGCCGCGGCATCCAGGACAAAAAATATACGCTTAACCAGTTCGGTTACAGTGCTCTCCGCTGCGGATCCCGTACGATTGTTCCAGCAATTTGCCACACTCGATGGAATTTCAAATGGACGTGCTGAAATTATTGCGGGTCGTGGCTCTATGGTCGATGCGTTTCCCTTGTTTGGATACGATTTAAAAGATTATGAAGAGCTATTCGAGGAGAAATTAGAACTATTACTAAAATTAAGGGATTCGGAGAAAGTCACTTGGAAAGGAGGGCATCGACCAGCCTTTACGAATCTTGGTGTGTATCCGCGTCCGGTCCAGAACCCTTTACCGATTTGGATTGGCAGTGGTGGGAACGCGGAATCAGTCATAAGAGCGGGGACACTTGGACTGCCTCTTGTTTTAGCCATTATAGGCGGGAGTCCGTTACAATTTGCTCCGCTAGTTCCACTCTATAAAAAAGCTGCTGCTCGAGCAGGACATGATGTATCGAAATTAAAAATAGCCGTACACTCACTGGGTTTCGTGGCGGAGAGTACGTCGCTTGCGGTGGACAAGTATTTCCCACCCACGCAGGCATCGTTTAATTATTTTGGTAAGGAGCGCGGTTGGGGACAATATACCCGTTCAAGCTTTGATGCCTCACGCAGTTTAGAAGGCGCACTTTACGTAGGCGATTCCGAAACGGTGGCCAATAAAATTATTTTCATGCGCAAACATTTAGGCTTCTCCCGATTTTTTCTGCATTTACCTGTTGGCACGATGCCGCATGACGATGTTATGAAAGCCATCG
- a CDS encoding MarR family winged helix-turn-helix transcriptional regulator, with product MTERDAEGNALDLRLLRVFRNMANALYGSLERDIESYGLDRETFQILEFLYNKGPHPIQKISETFAIPSGSITYVVDKLEKKGFVERLPIPGDRRKTNVALMGEGRSYFDNIFPKHVQLISDNMSFATDEEKLELIHVLKKIGYGIKNREGIATKDESNSF from the coding sequence ATGACTGAACGTGATGCTGAGGGTAACGCTCTTGATTTAAGACTTTTACGCGTATTTAGGAACATGGCGAATGCTCTCTACGGGAGCTTAGAACGCGATATTGAGAGCTATGGCCTTGACAGAGAAACCTTCCAAATTCTCGAGTTTCTATACAATAAAGGTCCGCATCCGATCCAGAAAATAAGCGAAACCTTTGCGATTCCAAGCGGGAGCATCACTTATGTGGTAGATAAGCTGGAGAAGAAGGGGTTCGTAGAACGACTTCCAATACCGGGAGATCGACGCAAAACGAATGTAGCACTAATGGGGGAAGGACGAAGCTACTTCGATAATATCTTCCCAAAGCATGTTCAGTTAATCTCTGACAATATGTCCTTTGCGACAGATGAGGAGAAGCTCGAACTTATTCATGTGCTGAAGAAAATTGGTTATGGCATCAAGAACCGTGAAGGCATTGCTACAAAGGATGAGTCGAATTCTTTCTAA
- a CDS encoding DoxX family protein has translation MHILSVILQSFLGIGFLIFGLSKFGSKQMVDEFKRYKLSPSTRIFTGLVEVISAAIIIIGIWIDPYAAIGGILMAVTMFFAVLVHLILVKDPAAKALMPCILLVLALAVISLNWNTL, from the coding sequence ATGCATATTTTATCAGTCATACTACAGAGTTTTTTAGGAATTGGGTTTTTGATATTTGGTCTTAGTAAATTCGGCAGTAAACAGATGGTAGATGAATTTAAGAGATATAAGTTGTCACCCTCGACGAGAATCTTTACGGGATTGGTCGAAGTCATTTCGGCCGCTATTATTATTATTGGAATTTGGATTGATCCCTATGCTGCAATAGGCGGAATATTAATGGCAGTTACGATGTTTTTTGCGGTTCTTGTTCATTTGATTCTTGTCAAAGATCCAGCAGCCAAAGCATTGATGCCTTGCATTCTGTTGGTCCTTGCACTGGCTGTAATAAGCTTGAACTGGAACACACTATAA
- a CDS encoding VOC family protein, protein MSEDSHILPSNTLKCICSVYVPVKKPLQSVEWWQQNFGLKYAVPYNPAESQAILKLADGQWLHLVETEGEIDNPFPNKAGYPMFRFTFEVREIELVYDRLQSNGVKIEDLEDRGSCGINFVFYDLDGNKFDVNEVVNVHRTPEEADKVKAHLFHTAQ, encoded by the coding sequence ATGTCAGAAGATTCACATATTCTGCCGAGCAACACTTTGAAATGTATTTGTTCGGTATATGTACCGGTAAAGAAACCTTTACAATCGGTAGAGTGGTGGCAACAGAATTTTGGGCTGAAATATGCGGTGCCTTACAACCCGGCGGAATCTCAAGCGATACTAAAGCTTGCCGACGGGCAATGGCTGCATTTGGTGGAAACCGAAGGGGAGATCGATAACCCATTTCCTAATAAGGCAGGTTATCCAATGTTCAGATTTACGTTCGAGGTAAGAGAAATAGAGCTGGTATACGATCGTTTGCAGTCTAATGGAGTGAAAATAGAAGATCTCGAGGATAGAGGAAGCTGTGGTATTAACTTTGTATTTTACGACCTTGATGGCAATAAGTTTGATGTTAATGAAGTCGTTAATGTACATCGAACGCCTGAAGAAGCGGACAAGGTAAAGGCTCATTTATTCCATACTGCTCAATAA
- a CDS encoding (2Fe-2S)-binding protein: MGAIDFQQLEESFFLTLYEPENIVLTMQASELLNIENMVRLIDTYAPLITASERSTGAAFFCTWFAGVCSALQQMLYHSDGPILDLSLSNLSVQLYAGTHYPLFSFKIIETRYIDTPDTDRHTWCKALLSSFYKEQVTPLMLILSQAAQMRVIPLWGQLVYALYDQRENELATASDNAYKENIISQFNILSHDVDASAFGLRKNPFDIKLKFIDDPVNPDQKLLVKTACCLAYRLGARSDYCYTCPRLKEKDRESMRVSCGS; the protein is encoded by the coding sequence GTGGGTGCGATTGATTTTCAGCAGCTGGAAGAGAGCTTTTTTCTGACTTTATATGAGCCTGAGAACATCGTGCTCACCATGCAAGCATCCGAACTATTAAACATAGAAAATATGGTGCGCCTAATTGACACGTACGCCCCACTTATTACAGCAAGCGAACGGTCTACAGGTGCAGCCTTTTTCTGTACTTGGTTTGCAGGAGTGTGCAGTGCCCTACAGCAGATGTTGTACCACAGCGATGGGCCGATTTTAGATTTATCATTATCGAATTTATCCGTACAGCTATATGCCGGTACACATTACCCCCTATTTTCGTTTAAAATCATCGAAACACGGTATATCGACACACCAGACACGGACCGTCACACTTGGTGCAAAGCCTTGCTAAGCTCCTTTTACAAGGAACAAGTAACACCTTTAATGCTCATCTTATCCCAGGCAGCCCAAATGAGAGTCATTCCACTATGGGGACAGCTCGTCTATGCTCTATATGACCAAAGGGAAAACGAGCTGGCAACAGCTTCAGATAATGCATACAAAGAAAATATCATTTCTCAATTTAACATTCTTTCTCATGACGTTGATGCTAGTGCGTTCGGGCTCCGCAAAAACCCATTCGATATTAAACTAAAATTCATTGACGACCCGGTCAACCCGGATCAAAAGCTGTTAGTAAAAACGGCCTGTTGCCTTGCTTATCGCTTGGGTGCACGATCCGACTACTGTTATACTTGCCCACGGTTAAAGGAAAAGGATAGGGAGTCTATGCGGGTAAGCTGTGGCAGCTGA
- a CDS encoding ABC transporter substrate-binding protein, whose protein sequence is MNRNTHLIVGIAIALLLIISSACSSANKEPNNTSAASGDSSKPSEGASDKQRVIQTLKGDISIPTDPQRIIGLSVVYPEFLYALGVVPVAVQNYHEEFPAYIKEAMKDTLKMGIAKTPNFELILASTPDLIIAPTWWADKDYDQLSKIAPTVLLPQRDDWRDELRDIAEVLGKQDKAEQVIQDLKRKEAEAKEKLHTLVGDETVMYMMIMEKDLIIYGENIDRGSFIHKTLGLKPVKDFPQSELSVAISLEKIPEYNPDHIILQLNNEDNAEVKNRYKELMDSSLWKNMTAVKNNQVHIMGGNEWFNLGMSPLADINAIDDVVHTFENNKK, encoded by the coding sequence ATGAACCGAAACACACATTTAATTGTAGGAATAGCTATCGCATTATTACTGATAATTAGCTCTGCCTGTTCATCTGCTAACAAAGAGCCTAATAACACCAGCGCGGCATCTGGAGATTCCAGTAAACCCAGTGAAGGTGCATCCGATAAGCAGCGTGTTATACAAACCTTGAAGGGTGACATCAGCATACCAACTGACCCTCAAAGGATCATTGGACTTTCTGTTGTATATCCAGAGTTTTTGTATGCACTGGGCGTGGTCCCAGTTGCGGTGCAAAACTATCATGAAGAGTTTCCTGCCTATATTAAAGAAGCGATGAAGGATACGTTAAAGATGGGGATTGCCAAAACGCCTAATTTCGAATTGATTCTAGCCTCAACTCCAGACTTGATTATCGCTCCCACTTGGTGGGCCGATAAGGATTATGATCAGCTTTCCAAAATCGCCCCTACTGTGCTTTTACCGCAACGAGATGATTGGCGTGATGAATTGCGGGATATTGCTGAGGTTCTCGGTAAGCAAGATAAGGCAGAGCAGGTCATTCAAGATTTGAAACGCAAAGAAGCTGAAGCTAAAGAAAAGCTTCATACCCTTGTTGGGGATGAGACAGTCATGTACATGATGATTATGGAGAAGGATCTGATTATTTACGGTGAAAATATTGATCGCGGTAGCTTCATCCATAAGACGTTAGGTCTGAAGCCGGTTAAAGACTTTCCACAAAGTGAACTCAGCGTTGCGATTTCTCTGGAAAAAATACCTGAATATAATCCAGACCATATCATTCTACAGCTCAACAATGAAGACAACGCAGAAGTTAAGAATAGATATAAGGAATTGATGGATAGCTCGCTATGGAAGAACATGACAGCCGTTAAGAACAATCAGGTGCACATCATGGGCGGCAATGAATGGTTTAATCTAGGTATGTCTCCATTAGCAGACATTAACGCAATAGACGATGTCGTTCATACCTTTGAAAATAATAAAAAATAA
- a CDS encoding AraC family transcriptional regulator: MHNPEKDSKTTEYISLESMCFKLREIEHINNTVTEWGLRLQFIESHILIIAGSGQGWLTVDGRFIELRQGSAYICTPGQLIETSAHSFDERGLYYLRFDVIEDTGLSVDDRPIVKRDSQFPVKDEVIVSSPVSVNALCETICHNLQNEDRLERFRSQILFHELLHTILHDALLVQGNDSERALEYVKAYIEQHYQEELTIEHLAKVAGLSSRHFMRLFKKRFAYSAIDYLTAYRIEQAQQLMRTGGEHRLRDIARHVGYHDDIYFRRKFKQVSGIPPAAFMKYSRKKVVAYHPSNIGQLIALQVTPCAAPADHPWTGYYQRKYHTNSVLALSSNDSIKREELRLAHPDFIVGIDCLVSAEEQAALREIAPTFLVPWLENDWRVHLRSISQFLDQTAAAEIWIDKYERKARFVREQVRYTIKDDSLLILRISGDRYHVLGNRSLGTVFYDDLQVVPTQGVDLMKTDQQITPVQLTALDADRLLLIVDQDALSQSHWHTLMHSELWRDLKAFRNRRVDFLPSYPWIEYTAFTHDLMLNEALKLWRDRT, from the coding sequence TTGCATAATCCGGAAAAGGACAGTAAAACTACGGAATATATTTCACTCGAGAGCATGTGCTTTAAGCTTCGGGAAATTGAACATATTAATAATACTGTAACTGAATGGGGATTACGGCTTCAGTTTATTGAATCACATATTCTTATTATAGCAGGAAGCGGTCAAGGTTGGTTAACTGTTGACGGGCGCTTTATTGAGCTGAGACAAGGTAGTGCGTATATTTGTACCCCCGGTCAGCTTATCGAAACCTCGGCGCACTCGTTTGATGAGCGTGGGCTGTATTATTTGCGATTCGACGTCATTGAAGATACAGGATTATCAGTAGATGATAGGCCGATTGTTAAGCGAGACAGCCAGTTCCCGGTTAAAGATGAGGTTATCGTTTCATCTCCAGTATCCGTTAACGCTCTGTGCGAAACGATATGCCATAACCTACAAAACGAGGATCGTTTAGAACGATTTCGTAGTCAAATTCTCTTTCACGAATTACTACATACGATCTTGCATGATGCCCTTCTGGTGCAAGGAAATGATTCTGAAAGAGCCCTCGAATATGTGAAAGCTTATATCGAGCAGCATTACCAAGAAGAACTGACGATAGAGCATCTTGCCAAGGTAGCTGGGCTAAGCTCCCGTCATTTTATGCGATTATTTAAGAAGAGGTTTGCCTACAGTGCCATAGACTATTTGACAGCCTATCGCATTGAGCAAGCCCAACAGCTTATGAGAACGGGTGGAGAGCATCGTCTGCGAGATATTGCACGACATGTTGGCTATCATGATGATATTTATTTCCGACGCAAATTCAAACAGGTATCAGGTATACCTCCCGCTGCCTTCATGAAATACAGTCGAAAAAAAGTCGTTGCATACCATCCCTCCAACATTGGACAACTCATTGCTCTTCAGGTCACTCCCTGCGCCGCACCCGCTGATCATCCATGGACTGGCTATTACCAGAGGAAGTATCACACGAATTCGGTATTAGCTCTCAGTTCAAATGATTCAATAAAAAGGGAAGAGCTTAGGCTTGCACATCCCGATTTCATTGTAGGTATTGACTGCCTTGTTTCTGCCGAGGAACAGGCCGCGCTCAGAGAAATTGCACCTACGTTCTTAGTGCCTTGGCTGGAAAATGATTGGCGCGTGCATTTACGATCAATTTCACAGTTTCTGGACCAAACAGCCGCAGCGGAAATCTGGATAGACAAATATGAACGTAAGGCCCGTTTCGTAAGAGAGCAAGTGAGATACACCATCAAGGATGACAGCCTCCTTATCCTAAGAATTAGTGGAGATCGGTATCACGTTCTAGGCAACAGAAGCTTAGGGACGGTATTTTACGATGATCTACAAGTAGTGCCCACGCAAGGTGTCGACCTTATGAAAACTGATCAGCAAATAACGCCTGTTCAACTGACGGCTCTTGATGCGGATCGACTATTGCTCATCGTGGATCAAGATGCCCTGTCACAATCACACTGGCACACACTGATGCATTCTGAGCTATGGCGCGATCTGAAAGCATTCAGGAATAGACGGGTTGACTTTCTTCCCTCGTATCCTTGGATAGAATATACAGCTTTCACCCATGATCTAATGTTAAACGAAGCACTGAAGCTATGGCGGGATCGTACATAA
- a CDS encoding TetR/AcrR family transcriptional regulator: MPKIVNHNQRKEKIAEATWRVIRRDGLDGVSVRQVADEMGISLGSLRYYFHTQEELLAYSMRLVSLRVNERIARLPFNGEPRHDIEMIIAELSPLDEERLAEAEVWLAFAGKAVSNATIRALSREVHEELYAGFRRMIDLLVSMKLTKEGINAEYEAKRLHALTDGLILHYTTFPESRSKEEFMQAVSYHLDHIMK, from the coding sequence ATGCCAAAAATCGTGAACCATAACCAACGGAAAGAAAAAATAGCAGAAGCCACCTGGCGCGTAATACGCCGGGATGGACTGGATGGCGTATCCGTGCGTCAGGTGGCTGATGAGATGGGGATTTCTCTGGGATCTCTTCGATATTACTTTCATACACAAGAAGAGCTTCTTGCTTACTCCATGAGGCTTGTATCACTACGGGTGAATGAGCGGATAGCACGCCTGCCATTCAACGGGGAGCCTCGTCACGATATCGAAATGATTATCGCCGAGCTCTCACCGCTTGACGAGGAACGTCTAGCCGAAGCCGAGGTATGGCTAGCTTTTGCGGGGAAGGCTGTCTCCAATGCGACCATTCGTGCATTAAGCCGTGAGGTTCATGAGGAGCTCTATGCTGGGTTTCGCAGAATGATTGATCTTCTGGTGTCCATGAAGCTGACGAAGGAAGGCATTAATGCAGAATACGAGGCCAAAAGGCTTCATGCGCTTACAGATGGCCTAATCTTACACTACACCACTTTCCCCGAAAGCAGGAGTAAGGAAGAGTTCATGCAAGCCGTATCCTATCATTTGGACCATATTATGAAATAA
- the lepB gene encoding signal peptidase I, with protein MFEKRKGRVHMVILKKVRGWISSIVIAFVLSLIIGIFIIQPYKVDGHSMDPTLQDNQRVFISKLSHTFSYLPEYGDIVIIDSRVNRNRTFMDDVMDNPVFQLFSNKDERTFYIKRVIGKPGDVLEFKNSKVYRNGELLNEPYIQETMSYTSDEQWVVPDNHVFVMGDNRNHSEDSRIIGFIPLNHVIGKKVL; from the coding sequence ATGTTTGAAAAACGTAAGGGACGTGTGCATATGGTTATATTAAAAAAGGTTCGCGGATGGATAAGTTCAATAGTGATAGCCTTTGTTCTGTCCCTTATCATTGGCATTTTTATCATTCAGCCCTATAAAGTAGATGGGCACTCCATGGACCCGACCTTACAAGACAATCAAAGAGTGTTTATTTCTAAGCTGTCTCATACCTTCTCCTATTTACCTGAATATGGCGATATCGTCATTATTGATAGCCGCGTTAATCGTAATCGTACTTTCATGGACGATGTAATGGACAACCCAGTATTCCAGCTGTTCTCCAATAAAGATGAGCGTACCTTTTATATTAAAAGGGTCATAGGCAAGCCTGGTGATGTACTGGAATTTAAGAATAGTAAGGTTTATCGTAATGGTGAGCTATTAAATGAACCTTATATTCAAGAAACTATGAGCTATACTTCTGATGAGCAATGGGTCGTGCCGGACAATCATGTGTTCGTAATGGGCGATAATCGCAATCATAGTGAGGATAGCAGGATAATTGGATTTATTCCGTTAAACCATGTTATTGGCAAAAAGGTTCTATAG
- a CDS encoding hybrid sensor histidine kinase/response regulator: protein MMNKRKLVISFILLTLFLVSTVIIIFVESGTKDKVLAKGGIIDLRDWDFPTSGTVKLDGEWEFYSNQLLTPDDFSVRDEESSSPSHLADGQIVNIPGKWNSYLHPGGKSNGIGYGTYRLLIKLPQNSEGIYGIKTSNIRMSNKIYMNGQEIGASGMPSARPSEGVQNNVPYVGVAPVKGDSVELIVQVANYSYVTGGIIYSIAFGDQANIIHTQELAILKDALPIAGLLISGIFGLMLFGFRRQEKGLLYLGLFCFASLVFMISQGEKLIVLIQPGIPYWIVLKIQPISSTLVYYFLLRSIAESNPGATSKLATRIAIISTTAILTLFIVMPTTFISRWEFLILFNGFILVGFCLYLMLKGRNQWDKVDFYWLLSAQSIFVIIVIYLLYVSGIWPGLYVITYEMIIFFFAQAVLLAKRFTKSAREVEKLSEKLLTLDGLKDEFMADTSHELRTPLHGMINIAQSMLEGATGSLANEKQAEHLSMIVTTGKQLSLIINDILEFAELRGGALKLDKRAVHLQPVVHAVVEVMGHMITEKEVRLIQRIPATLPLLNTDEDRLRQILYNLLGNAAKATSFGEIIVSARTENGYVTIEVTDTGTGISKELLSMIFPPGHRKLQNRSFKGSGLGLRITRQLIELSGGRLWAESELGKGTTFSFTIPIAEEAKSSVYATTLQETAATAATSDLGFTLEPRPHSVPLPKEFRILVVDDDPVSLQVLIHLLSIEQCEVIPISSATDALEEVMTRGLSYDLVITDWMMPNMSGIELCRKIRERFMLSELPVLLLTAKSRPEDIRIGFEAGVNDYISKPVDAGEMRARVRTLLELRRSVKVAVQSEMAFLQAQIKPHFLYNALNTIIAVCPVNPYKAMDLLIELSQFLRSSFDFHNRDKLTTLEKELELVKSYLTLEQARFEERLKIEFDVKCDLKVLIPPLTIQPIIENAVNHGVMKKEEGGTVRLIIEETGDHTVIKVEDDGVGFTSKRLSEVVSEQGTGRVGLSNIHRRLINLYGSGLKINNGEKQGAAISFQVPKSVSKPIGPSTMGSEHSESDSN, encoded by the coding sequence ATGATGAATAAACGAAAGCTTGTTATCAGTTTCATTTTGTTAACACTGTTCCTCGTATCTACTGTCATCATTATTTTTGTGGAATCTGGGACGAAGGATAAAGTACTAGCTAAGGGTGGCATTATCGATTTGAGGGATTGGGATTTCCCTACATCCGGAACCGTAAAATTAGACGGTGAGTGGGAGTTCTACTCGAACCAGCTGTTAACGCCTGATGATTTTTCTGTAAGAGACGAGGAGAGCAGCTCTCCATCCCATCTGGCTGACGGGCAAATCGTCAACATTCCTGGTAAATGGAACAGCTATTTGCACCCTGGTGGCAAATCCAACGGAATAGGCTACGGGACTTACAGGTTGCTTATTAAGCTTCCTCAGAATTCAGAAGGAATTTACGGCATTAAAACTTCAAATATAAGAATGTCTAACAAGATATACATGAACGGTCAGGAAATCGGAGCGAGTGGGATGCCTTCCGCCCGTCCATCCGAAGGCGTGCAGAACAATGTACCCTATGTTGGCGTTGCTCCTGTTAAGGGAGACAGCGTTGAACTGATCGTACAAGTTGCCAATTATAGCTACGTGACCGGAGGGATCATCTACTCGATTGCCTTCGGTGATCAAGCAAATATCATACATACCCAGGAGCTTGCGATTCTGAAGGATGCACTGCCTATTGCTGGGTTATTAATCTCAGGTATATTCGGTCTTATGTTATTTGGATTTAGGAGGCAGGAGAAGGGACTGCTCTATCTTGGCTTGTTCTGCTTCGCCAGTCTAGTCTTTATGATCTCGCAGGGAGAGAAGCTGATTGTTCTCATCCAGCCAGGAATCCCCTATTGGATTGTGCTTAAGATTCAGCCCATCTCTTCAACACTAGTGTATTACTTTCTCTTGCGTTCGATAGCTGAATCCAATCCAGGAGCTACCAGTAAGCTTGCAACTCGAATTGCTATAATAAGCACGACGGCAATACTTACCCTCTTTATTGTTATGCCTACGACATTTATATCACGTTGGGAATTTCTTATTCTATTCAATGGTTTTATTCTGGTTGGCTTCTGCTTGTATCTCATGCTTAAGGGAAGAAATCAATGGGATAAAGTTGATTTCTATTGGCTATTGAGCGCTCAGAGTATCTTCGTAATCATCGTTATCTATTTGCTTTATGTGTCTGGTATTTGGCCAGGGTTATATGTCATTACTTACGAGATGATTATTTTCTTCTTCGCTCAAGCTGTTCTGTTAGCCAAACGATTCACGAAATCAGCTCGGGAAGTCGAGAAGTTGTCGGAAAAGCTTCTCACACTTGATGGATTGAAGGATGAGTTCATGGCTGATACGTCCCACGAGCTAAGAACCCCGCTGCATGGGATGATCAATATCGCTCAGTCCATGCTGGAGGGGGCAACAGGCTCGCTTGCGAACGAGAAGCAGGCCGAGCATCTGTCTATGATCGTAACAACAGGCAAGCAATTGTCTTTGATTATTAACGACATCCTGGAGTTCGCTGAGCTGCGTGGCGGTGCATTAAAGTTGGATAAGCGTGCGGTTCATCTTCAGCCTGTTGTTCATGCGGTTGTTGAGGTCATGGGGCATATGATAACAGAGAAGGAGGTACGGTTAATACAACGAATACCTGCCACATTACCTTTACTGAATACGGATGAGGATCGATTACGCCAAATCCTTTATAATTTGCTAGGTAACGCGGCTAAAGCGACAAGCTTTGGGGAGATTATCGTCTCTGCAAGAACAGAGAACGGTTATGTAACAATTGAAGTTACAGATACAGGAACAGGGATTTCTAAAGAGCTTCTCTCCATGATTTTTCCACCTGGTCACCGGAAACTACAAAACCGTTCCTTCAAGGGCTCAGGGCTCGGCTTGCGCATTACGAGGCAGTTAATTGAGCTAAGCGGGGGACGGCTTTGGGCCGAGTCGGAGCTAGGCAAAGGAACAACCTTTTCTTTTACGATACCTATAGCCGAAGAAGCGAAGTCCTCTGTCTACGCAACAACCTTACAGGAAACGGCGGCTACAGCAGCTACATCAGATTTAGGCTTTACCTTGGAACCCCGCCCACATTCCGTACCTTTGCCTAAGGAGTTTCGGATACTGGTCGTTGATGATGATCCAGTGAGCTTGCAGGTTCTCATTCACTTGTTATCCATCGAGCAGTGCGAGGTTATTCCGATAAGCAGTGCTACTGATGCGCTAGAGGAGGTTATGACTCGAGGACTGAGCTATGATTTGGTCATTACGGATTGGATGATGCCGAATATGTCAGGAATTGAGCTCTGTCGAAAGATTCGGGAGCGATTCATGCTTTCTGAGCTTCCGGTGCTCCTCTTAACAGCGAAGAGTAGGCCTGAGGATATTCGAATCGGGTTTGAGGCAGGCGTAAACGATTATATAAGCAAGCCGGTAGATGCGGGAGAGATGAGAGCGCGTGTAAGAACGCTACTAGAGCTACGTCGATCAGTAAAGGTTGCTGTTCAATCGGAGATGGCCTTTTTACAAGCGCAGATTAAGCCACATTTTCTATATAACGCGTTAAATACCATTATTGCAGTCTGTCCCGTTAATCCTTATAAAGCGATGGATTTGCTCATTGAATTAAGCCAATTTCTACGGAGTAGCTTTGATTTCCATAACCGGGACAAGCTGACGACGCTTGAAAAAGAGCTGGAATTAGTTAAATCGTACTTAACACTAGAGCAGGCACGGTTCGAGGAGCGGTTAAAAATTGAATTTGATGTAAAATGTGATCTGAAGGTGCTTATACCGCCTTTGACCATTCAACCCATCATCGAAAATGCAGTAAATCACGGTGTAATGAAGAAAGAGGAAGGCGGAACAGTTAGACTGATCATTGAAGAGACGGGGGATCACACCGTTATTAAAGTGGAGGACGACGGCGTTGGCTTCACGAGTAAGCGGTTATCTGAGGTCGTGTCTGAGCAAGGCACGGGTCGAGTTGGGTTGAGCAATATTCATAGAAGGCTTATTAATCTTTATGGAAGTGGGCTAAAGATTAACAATGGGGAGAAGCAGGGCGCGGCAATTAGCTTCCAAGTTCCCAAGAGCGTCTCTAAGCCTATAGGTCCTTCAACGATGGGGAGTGAGCATAGTGAAAGCGATAGTAATTGA